tttatattaaaaataaacatttctCAACGTATATTTTGTCAGTCATATTATGTAAGATTAACCTAAACAATACAACCGACAAAAACATAGATGaagaattttttatctttactcatattttttcttaatgAATATGAAAacttaaatgaaatattttgttagagacaaaaataaaagtttactTATACTTAATTTACAGGAGTGCTAGCAATAATATTTACTCTCACacacattttaacattttttttattagttaaaacttACATAAATTTTGATCTATCAAATTATGTGGATCTCATAAATTTGACagaacatatataaattttaaccaataaaataaaatatattaaaaaaaaatgtgtgttATAGAGTGTCTTATTATTAGCTGATTATTAAACACATCCATCacaacaaattttattataagatGCTTGtgataaataataattcaaaccAAACACACATTTTATCTTCATCTTTGATAATCTTGTTGCTATTCCTTGACAAGATGAGCATCAATATCTTTAGTGACCTTTACAGCAAAGTCCAAGTATGATTCAGGAGATGCACCTATAATATCTTCCTTTAGCTTCTCATATTCAAAAGTCCATTTCACAATCCCACCATGTTCCTTATCAACCACTTGCAATGTGCCCTTGAAACTCTTGTAATTCTCACTCACATCCCCATCAAAGATGCTATATGTTATTACCTTATTGTCATCATCTATACTCTCAATTTTTTCTTTAGCACTTAGTTTTGTTCCTTCTGCAAGGTTTCACAAGTATttaaaattagagtttttaattttatttttttcttaagcATTTTGTTTTCTTCCTTTAGCACTTGTGTagatacatatatttatatgtatttgttGTATGGTCTATATTTCATTCTCATTTTTCATTATAATACATCTTCTTACTTGATATGTCTCCTTcctaaaaataaacatattttaaataattttaccaTATTTAGTAATGAATTatgaaatatcatatttttataactatGTCATTGATGCAAAGTATCTCTTGAATTTGCAACGACTAATCTTGGTCAAGAAATTAGTTGACTGCCTTTAATGAGTTCCCCTCCCAACTATATATTTTTCATGTACAACTCAAATCGAATAACTTGCTTAAAAGATCAaaacaaattcttgaaatatcattcaatttaagaaattttatttatttatttacaaaagaaattttatttatctaataaCCATTTTATTCTTATTCAGCAAGCGctcataaatgataaataaacctatttgatttatatatctagaaaaataattatatttagctttttttttattagcacaagtttatacttatattttcttataattaaaataggatGGAGTATATTACAAATTAACAAGCAAGGACACACCAACAAATTAAAGAGTATTGGGTgcgttcattttatttttatttttttagttcattcacattttttaccaaataaaataaaattatgaaacatAGCAagcttataatatatatatatatatatatatatatacctattGTAAAGTCCCATTGTTTGATAGAACCAACGTTTTCCCAGTCACCTTCATGCACTTTAGCTCCATGTACTGAATCTGATGCAATATTAGGAATATGATGAAGTTGCTTTCTAAAAATATTGTAGAATTTAGCTGCAGGTGCTTCAATTTCTACTTCACCCTCCACTTTCCCACTTAATGTCATGTCTCTAATGTTTCTACTAATGTAGAGATATTGAataatgttatatattatttactcaTAATTAGATGCAATGTATTCCCTTAAATAGAAGATTTTTGTGAGTATTGTTTGACgcgtatttattaattaaatgaaattatttaaaaaacttatCCATTAACCGGACATCACAAAACAGCTGTATATATTGGTTGACATATATTTTCagattgtatttttatttattttttaaaaaaactgattattttttttgtttgtctaGAAAGCTTGTAATATTTTAATCGTGATAATTTGTTGAATACATGTAGagatataaatgaaaatatagaaattaattaaagatgtggctaatttttataaataattttttcatttgtttgtcAATAATGGTAATAGAATATGAAAATGATGagtgcaaataaaaataatatgaaaatgaaaatgatgcTGGACCAAATATTTGTTTACGTAATATTGATCGGATAATGTTCGTCGTGGTTCACGAGATGGAGACTtgctattaattaataaagagaaaaatatcaaGTGTGATTTCAATTTTGCAAAATGTATCACGAGATGGAGACttgtataaatataatatctcttaaaattaattaataatttcttctcgttaataaaaaatattttttattccaaataattttataagtccATATCATGTTGCATCTCTTAAaacagattttttatttatgatttcttATTTTGTAGTCATGTATTTcacatcttttatttattttcttctttaaaaatatgataaatatctttataaataattcacataattatgagtttttaaatttgaatttaacaCAAGATATTCAACCTAATAATATCAACACTAACTACacaactttcatttttaatcattaataCTTAACTTTTTTGTTTGCATGAAATTTTGTGAATACAATTAATTGGTTTGACTTACAAAGtaatttgtttttaatgttATCGTAAAAATACATGTTTAAGATAGTTGTTTGAATttcatttgtttatgaaaacTTCTAAAAACTATTGAGTATActaaatttgatgttaaaataaagtttattaacTAAAATTGATATGTCTTGATACACAATATCAAAGAGGGATGTGTATTTTGAGTGTTTTGAGTTCAATGTATGTTTTGGACAATAGAAGTCCTCATGATAAGTTGATTTTACAAAAGAGGTTGAAACAAGGAGATCTCCTAAAGCAGTTTCTATTTCTTATTGATGTTGAAGGTTTTGCTGGTTTGGATTAGAATGTCATCGAGGATGGTCTATTTCAGGAGTATTAGCTTAACCACTCAATTTCTTTTCCTCTTTTTCAATCCATTATGTCGTATGAAGGTAGTTGGGGTAATCTATGAACTACAAAAGCTATTTTGAGAGGATTTAAGATTGTGTCTGAATTAAAAGTGAattttgcaacaacaaaaatcaatatCAATGAGGTTAATCTTCAAGACTATTTTGTAAGAGTAGCGTCAAACTTTCTATTTTGTTCTATTACTACAATTCCCTTTAAATTTTTGGAAATTTAGTTGGTGCAAATATCAGAAAATATAACAATAGAAGTTAATTTTCAGAGCGGGCACAGACCATTACatctcttatatttttaaatttctttataaataataattatatattattaaaatatcatccGAACTATATTGGTTCGAGGAACGCAcgtcttttttatttaattttttcttctatttaaataattttctttataaatacaataacaaaaaataaatgtcaATGGTTTGTCGGTAGTCATCTTATTTTTACATCAATGTAAGGAGATTATTCAATTGTTCTTAAATCACAATTTAAATCACtaatcatattaaaaattatgtaattgaagagataaaaaaaataaggtagacatttattagaatttataatgataaaatataataaaattaatataataagctctatatataaataaatcatttaatatCGAATGATAAACTAACTAATATCGAAGAGACAAACTCTAACACCCTAGTTAGCAACTCAACTACTACCTATTAACAAACTTTTACATTTTAACAATTGATATATATGATATAGTGTGACactatttgttaattatgaattgtattaattaatttgtgtatttttttaggaGTGGCACAatgtttaaacataagaaaattgatgcatTTGTCATGAAGAAAGTTTTCGACAAAGATAAAAATTGTAaagtagatatattttatttgattgaactTGTGAAAAATTGTGActtatgaaaattataaaacttgtaataattgaaattttaactttttcaacttGTTAACTATCtatgaattatataaaattttaaaaaaaactatataacttttatgaattttaattataatattttaaaaaaactatataactcCTTCTCAATCTTTTGTATAAGATACGCCACAGCATGGGGGTTGACCCAGCAATATGGTAATTTAAGTAACATATTTTTGTCTTAAATGCAACATCTATGATGAAGATGGACGTAGATATTGATGAGTCTATGATGCGAACGTTGAATTTAAGGACAAATGCAAGGATTTAGTGGCCTTAGGGTCCGCGTCAATCATCTCCAATCCTCCCCGATAACAAAATTCTAAAAAGATCCTTTGAGTAGtatgatttaattaaattagactaaagaaaattaaatagataagatTTAATTGATTAAGATGATGTAATTGGGTTGACTCTAATAAGAAATCGAAACCCTTAATTACAAGCATTAAAGTAAACAAGCATGTATGATCGAAAAATATGGGGGCTTATCGAAgagtttgaaagaaacaagcaTGTATGATCGAAAAATCCTAAAAAGTAAACTTCTATTTATCTCCGATTACCacattatattttcaaatttagtatccttatattaaaataaccaaaatatataaattttctatCAACCAATATTTTGTCGGTCATATACTATATAAGATTAACCTGAAATATGACCAGCAAAAACATAgataaaaaacttttatttgtatttttgtcTTGGAAGTCATTTGTCTGTggagttaaaatttaattacaaagCCCTTATCTTTATTAATGTTTATTCTTAACGAATAAGGGAACtgaaatgaaatattttgtctacccgacaaaaattgaagTTTACTTGCACTATATTTATCACATCTATCACAACAAATTTTACTATATATGGTGCTTTTGATTAATAATAACAAGCCAAACAcacttaaaaaaatgaagaagggtaaattatttattatttgcaataaCGATGACATTACTAACTATTTTATTATGTCAAACTTTTACTCTTAAGCTGAAAATTTGTAGACAAGACAAACACAcacttcatcttcatctttttAAATCTTGTTGCTATTCCTTAACAAGATGAGCATCAATATCTTTAGTGATCTTCACAGCAAATTCCAAGTATGATTCAGGAGGTGCACCTGTAATATCTTCCTTTAGCTTCTCATATTCGTAGGTCCATTTCACAAGCCCACCATGTTCCTTACCAATTACTTGTAATGTTATCTTTAAACTCTTATAACTCTCACTCATTTCCCCATCAAATATACTATATGTTAGGACCATATTATCATCATCTATAgtctcaatttttgttttagcaCTTTGTTTTATTCCACCTACAGGatttcacaaaaatttaaaatcagagTTGAATGATCacaaagataaataattaacaaaattagagacaaacaaaacaaaatcatatttaatactCGCTCCatctctttttataaaaaaaaacaattgatttataattttatcaataattttttgtatttaaatatattaattttttgttaattaaattataatattattgttttttataaaaaagggACGGGGAGTCATCTAAGTGTTTGAAACACCAAAAATAATTCaggattaatttaatttgatatggtaaattatttatttttatagtatatatatatattttttttaaagaaatagagaaaaataaattattattaataattgtgataCTGATAACATTTTACATAAATTCTTGATAGGAGTTGAACTCAGCTTTTCAAAGTTACAAAATCAAGCTTTTTAACACTaagatttgatttttaaaaaactcaaatGTGGTAGCCTTTTTCTAAATAGAGAagatgaaattattattaattaaagtcaCAAGAATAACAATTTTACAACTCGAATTGAACTCTCTCATtccaaattataaaatcaaatttgtaTCACTCAACTACCATCTCATGAACAAACGTGATAGTCTttatatttaatgataatattcttgaaatattaatttgtgtaattatgttatatattgatgtgAAGTATCCACTAACTTTGCAATAACTAATTTTCTTCACGGAAACAAATTGGCCACCTTTATGGATCTCTTCTCctaattacatttttttcatcCATAAAATCCGAATTTAAaatctaattattaatataaatttttatcctAATAACCATTTTAACGTCTTATTGAGTGAGTGGTTATAAAGGATAATTAATTTAGATAATACAATAACCTGTTTGATTATAtctagaaaattaattttatttagcctaaaaatttattagcataagtatatatattttactaataatcaaaattgGATGGAGTATATTAATTACAAGCAATGACATCAACAAAAGAGTGTTGGGTGcgttcattatatttttatttattttagtttattcatattttttaacaaaaaaattatgaaatattgCAAAGCTTATATATACCTATTGTATAGTTCCATTGTTTGATAGAACCAACGTTTTCCCAGTCTCCTTCATGCAATTCAGCTCCATGAACCACATCTGTGGCGATATTAGGAATATGATGAAGTTGCTTTCTAAAAATATTGTAGAATTTAGCAGCAGGTGCTTCAATTTCTACTTCACCCTCCACTTTTCCACTTAATGTCATGTCTATGCTTTATAATGTTTCTAGCAATGTTTAGAGATACGAAATAATGTAAATTATTGACTCATTTGTCATGATAAGGTGGAAGAAACACATTCCCTTAAATAGAAGATTTTGATGAGCTGTAAAGCAAACAAATAATTGATTGGCATTTAGATAaattatcttaaatttttttttccaaagtCTCCGCATATTAAATATTCATATAGCGATTATATGAGATGTTACGGGACAAACTTTAAATGGATATTACAAAATTAACATATGTATATTGTAACACCctgattttcaaagcgagggcgtatttttttttttcaaaaacaaactcatgaaacaaagaataattaagtaaaatacctttgaataaatatttaagtcgtaacacaacgacaaataagtcaacagaatttacaagcagcggaaaagttttgaaatacgaatccaaagtatttacacttcaaaaagtggtacacagaccccatcataataaaatgtcaaacagataatattagtataggtacagttttccaaattaaaataactgcgacccaaaaagaaagacgtctagtccctatacatcaacctaatctaatcattctaccaaaaaactatacaccctgagtgatctccacgcgccccgcgagatcctcctacatagctccagtcaagcattcccatctacattcccatccgtagggtacgaaccggtaggatcgtcctggctctcatctgagggcaaagcccagatttccacaatagttgtaaagggtcaccaaccgaaattaacagttaacagataacatttaagtttttaaatgcacaaaataacctttcaactaagcatgcaccttaaaaggatttcccatatgctaaaagttcatataatgctcgccaattaaaaataaaatcaaaataaagttctcaatccatcaagtaatacataactgactaAAACAtcgataaatcaattgagcaatcgattatctaactcaaaataagaNNNNNNNNNNNNNNNNNNNNNNNNNNNNNNNNNNNNNNNNNNNNNNNNNNNNNNNNNNNNNNNNNNNNNNNNNNNNNNNNNNNNNNNNNNNNNNNNNNNNNNNNNNNNNNNNNNNNNNNNNNNNNNNNNNNNNNNNNNNNNNNNNNNNNNNNNNNNNNNNNNNNNNNNNNNNNNNNNNNNNNNNNNNNNNNNNNNNNNNNNNNNNNNNNNNNNNNNNNNNNNNNNNNNNNNNNNNNNNNNNNNNNNNNNNNNNNNNNNNNNNNNNNNNNNNNNNNNNNNNNNNNNNNNNNNNNNNNNNNNNNNNNNNNNNNNNNNNNNNNNNNNNNNNNNNNNNNNNNNNNNNNNNNNNNNNNNNNNNNNNNNNNNNNNNNNNNNNNNNNNNNNNNNNNNNNNNNNNNNNNNNNNNNNNNNNNNNNNNNNNNNNNNNNNNNNNNNNNNNNNNNNNNNNNNNNNNNNNNNNNNNNNNNNNNNNNNNNNNNNNNNNNNNNNNNNNNNNNNNNNNNNNNNNNNNNNNNNNNNNNNNNNNNNNNNNNNNNNNNNNNNNNNNNNNNNNNNNNNNNNNNNNNNNNNNNNNNNNNNNNNNNNNNNNNNNNNNNNNNNNNNNNNNNNNNNNNNNNNNNNNNNNNNNNNNNNNNNNNNNNNNNNNNNNNNNNNNNNNNNNNNNNNNNNNNNNNNNNNNNNNNNNNNNNNNNNNNNNNNNNNNNNNNNNNNNNNNNNNNNNNNNNNNNNNNNNNNNNNNNNNNNNNNNNNNNNNNNNNNNNNNNNNNNNNNNNNNNNNNNNNNNNNNNNNNNNNNNNNNNNNNNNNNNNNNNNNNNNNNNNNNNNNNNNNNNNNNNNNNNNNNNNNNNNNNNNNNNNNNNNNNNNNNNNNNNNNNNNNNNNNNNNNNNNNNNNNNNNNNNNNNNNNNNNNNNNNNNNNNNNNNNNNNNNNNNNNNNNNNNNNNNNNNNNNNNNNNNNNNNNNNNNNNNNNNNNNNNNNNNNNNNNNNNNNNNNNNNNNNNNNNNNNNNNNNNNNNNNNNNNNNNNNNNNNNNNNNNNNNNNNNNNNNNNNNNNNNNNNNNNNNNNNNNNNNNNNNNNNNNNNNNNNNNNNNNNNNNNNNNNNNNNNNNNNNNNNNNNNNNNNNNNNNNNNNNNNNNNNNN
The genomic region above belongs to Cicer arietinum cultivar CDC Frontier isolate Library 1 chromosome 4, Cicar.CDCFrontier_v2.0, whole genome shotgun sequence and contains:
- the LOC101504266 gene encoding LOW QUALITY PROTEIN: MLP-like protein 34 (The sequence of the model RefSeq protein was modified relative to this genomic sequence to represent the inferred CDS: substituted 1 base at 1 genomic stop codon) translates to MTLSGKVEGEVEIEAPAAKFYNIFRKQLHHIPNIATDVVHGAELHEGDWENVGSIKQWNYTIGGIKQSAKTKIETIDDDNMVLTYSIFDGEMSESYKSLKITLQVIGKEHGGLVKWTYEYEKLKEDITGAPPESYLEFAVKITKDIDAHLVKEXQQDLIIYNIIQYLYISRNIRDMTLSGKVEGEVEIEAPAAKFYNIFRKQLHHIPNIASDSVHGAKVHEGDWENVGSIKQWDFTIEGTKLSAKEKIESIDDDNKVITYSIFDGDVSENYKSFKGTLQVVDKEHGGIVKWTFEYEKLKEDIIGASPESYLDFAVKVTKDIDAHLVKE